From a region of the Sulfitobacter noctilucicola genome:
- a CDS encoding DUF2460 domain-containing protein, with translation MAFHEVRFPPTLSFGSVGGPQRRTDVVTLANGFEERNTPWAHSRRSYDAGLGMRSIDDLQVLIGFFEARLGQMHGFRWKDWADYKSGRATLDPVFDDQSIGYGNGVDRDFQIMKTYRSGEQMYRRPIKKPVAGSVKVGVEQDELQEGLDYEVNANTGIITFAHPPDPDMEIYAGYEFDVPVRFDTDRILTSVESFQAGQVPSVPVIEVRI, from the coding sequence ATGGCATTTCACGAGGTAAGATTTCCTCCAACGCTGAGCTTTGGTTCGGTCGGAGGGCCGCAGCGGCGCACGGACGTGGTGACGCTGGCGAACGGGTTCGAGGAGCGTAACACGCCTTGGGCGCATTCGCGGCGGAGCTATGATGCTGGGCTTGGCATGCGGTCTATTGATGACCTGCAAGTGCTGATCGGTTTTTTCGAGGCGCGTCTGGGACAGATGCATGGATTTCGCTGGAAGGACTGGGCTGACTACAAATCCGGCCGCGCCACGCTTGATCCGGTCTTTGATGATCAGAGCATTGGCTATGGCAACGGTGTGGATCGTGATTTCCAGATCATGAAGACCTACCGGTCGGGTGAGCAGATGTACCGGCGGCCGATCAAGAAACCTGTTGCCGGGTCGGTGAAAGTGGGTGTGGAACAGGACGAATTGCAAGAAGGGCTGGATTATGAGGTGAATGCCAATACGGGCATTATCACCTTTGCGCATCCGCCTGACCCGGACATGGAGATCTACGCGGGTTACGAATTTGATGTGCCTGTCCGGTTCGATACAGACCGCATTCTGACCAGCGTCGAGAGCTTTCAGGCAGGCCAAGTGCCATCGGTACCGGTAATCGAGGTGCGCATCTGA
- the cysE gene encoding serine O-acetyltransferase, whose protein sequence is MAELRSKIAAIDPVWDRIQSEAEQAVQDEPLIGGFVHACILHHKSIEKALSYRIAAKLASNEMSMVVVREMVEEAYEAEPGLVEAARADLVAIYERDPACHRLLQPILYFKGYQAVQAYRVGHHLWTNGRRDLAYFVQMRVSEIFGVDIHPGARIGKGIMIDHAHSIVIGETAVVGDNVSMLHSVTLGGTGKEEEDRHPKIGNGVLIGAGAKVLGNIKIGDCSRIAAGSVVLEEVPPCKTVAGIPARIVGEAGCDQPAVSMNHMFGPTD, encoded by the coding sequence ATGGCTGAACTGCGCAGTAAGATTGCCGCGATTGACCCGGTTTGGGACCGGATACAGTCCGAGGCGGAACAAGCGGTTCAGGACGAGCCGCTGATCGGCGGCTTTGTACATGCATGTATCCTGCATCATAAATCGATAGAGAAAGCGCTGTCATATCGCATCGCTGCAAAGCTTGCATCGAACGAGATGTCGATGGTGGTGGTGCGCGAGATGGTCGAAGAGGCGTATGAGGCTGAGCCTGGTCTGGTAGAAGCGGCACGCGCTGACCTTGTGGCGATTTACGAGCGTGACCCAGCTTGCCACAGGCTGCTGCAACCGATTTTGTACTTCAAAGGATATCAGGCGGTACAAGCCTATCGTGTTGGTCATCATCTCTGGACGAATGGTCGCCGGGATCTGGCGTATTTTGTTCAGATGCGCGTGAGCGAGATTTTCGGCGTTGATATCCATCCTGGTGCGCGGATTGGTAAAGGTATCATGATTGACCACGCACATTCGATCGTCATCGGTGAGACAGCAGTCGTCGGCGACAACGTTTCTATGCTGCATTCTGTCACGTTGGGCGGGACCGGCAAGGAAGAAGAAGACCGTCATCCCAAGATTGGGAACGGTGTCCTGATTGGCGCTGGTGCGAAGGTGCTTGGCAACATCAAAATCGGTGATTGTAGTCGTATCGCAGCCGGGTCTGTGGTGCTCGAGGAAGTGCCGCCTTGTAAAACGGTCGCGGGCATTCCTGCACGCATCGTAGGCGAGGCGGGATGTGATCAGCCAGCGGTTTCAATGAACCATATGTTTGGCCCTACAGACTGA
- a CDS encoding NlpC/P60 family protein — protein sequence MNSAKIITSARGWIGTPYVHQSSAKGAGCDCLGLLRGIWREVLGAEPEATPAYSMDWSEPQGEERLWAAARRHLIGKPKDDEAAGDVILFRMRDRAVAKHLGVQAVVGEAASFVHAYTGHGVVESPLSTPWRRRIAARFQFPKGV from the coding sequence ATGAATAGCGCCAAGATTATTACGTCGGCGAGAGGCTGGATCGGTACACCTTACGTGCATCAAAGCTCTGCAAAGGGGGCAGGTTGCGACTGTCTGGGGCTGCTGCGCGGTATATGGCGGGAGGTTTTGGGTGCCGAGCCCGAAGCCACACCGGCCTATTCGATGGATTGGTCGGAGCCACAGGGAGAAGAACGGCTCTGGGCAGCGGCCCGGCGTCATCTGATCGGCAAGCCCAAAGACGATGAAGCGGCCGGTGATGTGATCCTGTTTCGTATGCGGGACCGCGCGGTGGCGAAACATTTGGGGGTGCAGGCCGTTGTCGGTGAGGCGGCATCTTTTGTGCACGCCTATACAGGCCACGGTGTCGTTGAGAGCCCGCTCAGCACCCCTTGGCGGCGGCGTATTGCTGCCCGTTTTCAATTTCCTAAAGGAGTCTAA
- a CDS encoding gene transfer agent family protein produces the protein MANRWRGDVALVVDGKPCVARLTLGALAELEEGLCESSLVGLVERFEASRFSSRDVVALLGAGLRGGGLQMTDAEIAAAQIDGGPMGAAKAAAELLARAFVVPK, from the coding sequence ATGGCGAACCGCTGGCGAGGGGACGTGGCACTGGTCGTAGATGGTAAGCCTTGCGTGGCACGGTTGACCTTGGGGGCTTTGGCAGAGCTTGAAGAGGGGCTTTGTGAGAGTTCCCTTGTCGGACTTGTCGAGCGGTTTGAGGCGAGCCGGTTCTCCAGTCGGGACGTGGTCGCGTTACTGGGCGCGGGTCTGCGCGGCGGCGGGTTGCAGATGACCGATGCAGAGATCGCAGCAGCGCAGATTGACGGGGGCCCTATGGGCGCGGCCAAAGCGGCGGCGGAGTTGTTGGCGCGGGCTTTTGTGGTGCCGAAGTGA
- a CDS encoding rcc01693 family protein, protein MSGLDWPALMRVGFHGLGLKPDAFWALTPVELQVMLGSTGADKPMLSDGLAALMAAYPDKEKGTADG, encoded by the coding sequence GTGAGCGGACTGGATTGGCCTGCACTAATGCGTGTGGGCTTCCATGGGCTAGGCCTAAAGCCCGATGCGTTCTGGGCGCTCACGCCGGTGGAGTTGCAGGTGATGCTCGGCAGCACAGGTGCCGACAAACCGATGTTGAGCGATGGGTTGGCGGCGCTGATGGCGGCCTATCCGGACAAGGAAAAGGGGACAGCTGATGGCTGA
- a CDS encoding head-tail connector protein, translating to MMLIEETPISDAGLPVEAFKAHLRLGSGFGPGDIQDGVLVSFLRAAVAAVEGRTGKILLRRTFSQSLTEWRSCESQPFVVAPVAGVVTVEKIARDGQRTVIDPATYWVERDMQMPKLRTAGSMLPAVPEGGSVVITFEAGFDAAWDGVPADLRQAVLMLAAHYYEYRNDTGLSTGCMPFGVTSLIERYKHIRIGTGAGR from the coding sequence ATGATGTTGATCGAAGAAACACCCATTTCCGACGCGGGCCTGCCCGTCGAAGCGTTCAAGGCTCACCTGCGGTTGGGCAGTGGCTTTGGTCCGGGTGACATACAGGATGGGGTGCTGGTGTCTTTCCTGAGGGCTGCCGTGGCAGCGGTTGAAGGGCGTACCGGCAAGATTTTGTTGCGGCGGACGTTTTCGCAATCGTTGACGGAATGGCGTTCGTGCGAGAGCCAGCCTTTTGTCGTGGCTCCGGTTGCAGGCGTCGTTACTGTCGAGAAAATCGCACGCGATGGACAACGCACCGTGATTGATCCGGCGACCTATTGGGTCGAACGTGACATGCAGATGCCGAAGCTGCGCACCGCTGGAAGCATGCTGCCTGCTGTCCCCGAAGGTGGGTCAGTCGTGATTACCTTTGAGGCGGGATTTGATGCCGCTTGGGATGGTGTTCCAGCAGATTTGCGTCAGGCGGTGCTGATGCTTGCCGCGCACTACTACGAATATCGCAACGATACCGGGCTGAGCACGGGCTGCATGCCGTTTGGCGTTACCAGCCTGATTGAGCGCTACAAACACATCCGTATTGGAACGGGAGCGGGCAGATGA
- a CDS encoding phage head closure protein: MSIPQLNHALLLEAPETVSDGAGGYVEGWVVLGTLWAEITARTGREAARIGAPVTRVNYKIVVRGAPFGTPERPSANQRFRMGARIFTIDAVTERDPQGRYLTCYAKEEQVV, translated from the coding sequence ATGAGTATCCCGCAGTTAAATCATGCATTGCTGCTTGAAGCACCAGAGACGGTGAGCGACGGGGCGGGCGGCTATGTTGAGGGGTGGGTGGTGTTGGGCACCCTTTGGGCGGAGATCACCGCGAGAACCGGCCGTGAAGCTGCCCGCATTGGCGCACCGGTCACAAGGGTGAACTACAAAATTGTGGTGCGGGGTGCCCCCTTTGGCACGCCGGAGCGGCCTAGCGCAAACCAGCGGTTTCGTATGGGTGCCCGTATTTTCACAATCGATGCTGTGACGGAGCGGGACCCGCAGGGCCGTTACCTGACTTGTTACGCCAAAGAGGAGCAGGTGGTATGA
- a CDS encoding baseplate multidomain protein megatron codes for MATVLFSVAGAALGGSVGGTLAGLSSVAIGRAVGATLGRAIDQRLLGQGGEAIETGKVDRFRLTSAGEGDPIAQTYGRMRLGGHVIWASDFEESTTTTGGGKGSRSQPTTTQFSYTVSLAIAVCEGEVTRIGRVWADGEEVARDDLNMSVYTGTMDQLPDPVMEAIEGQGRVPAYRGTAYVVMEHLSLAAFGNRVPQFSFEVLRPEQPGVDGWEDTPAFGIEGVALIPGTGEYALATSPINFEEKTGAFQSANISTPAGKTDFKVATEAMCEELPNLQAVSMVVSWFGDDLRCGECTIRPKVESIGLDSAEMPWRVSGLPRGLAHVIAQDEGRPVYGGTPTDQSVIEAIRELKIAGKAVMFYPFILMDQFTDNGLPDPYSDAENQPDLPWRGRITLSKAPGQPGTPDRSALASTEIDAFFGSATAESFVIIEDQIVYLNDWGGEDAIIVEDETDSEDEDGGEGSENGEVVGGSETTEETGGEGEDAPFSSSGEGEAGEPETGGEGGEGAESGTPKRRLDRTKFVDERENWTFTRFILHNAILCQQAGGVEAFCIGSEMRGLTQLRGAGDVFVAVQRLRALASEVRTILGPDTKISYAADWSEYFGYQPQDGSNDRYFHLDPLWGDPNIDFIGIDNYMPLADWRDEAGHLDGEDWDSTYNLEYLKSNIEGGEGYDWYYHSPEARAAQIRTGITDDAHLEPWVYRYKDVQGWWAHFHHDRVNDVRAAQPTSWEPMSKPIWFTEYGCAAINKGANQPNKFLDRKSSESKLPYHSTGARDELMQMQYLRAMSDYWKDPAHNPVSTEYEGRMLDMSRAFVWAFDTRPYPAFPNNVAKWSDGENYTRGHWINGRTAGRTLASVVTEICTRAGLKAFSTEGLYGYVRGYAVEQVADARTALQPLMIRYGFDAIERDGLLQFRMRDGVKAVTLDPDRLAVSQELDGVAEQSREAEAEISGRMRLRFVQADADFDVIAEEAVLADDATHAVSGSEVNLALTRGEGRQIAERWLTEARVARDTVRLALPPSKMELGAGDVFELPGDGHERAALYRIDRVEQSDVQLIEGVRIEPEVYDLADIYDEVVQARAFVAPTPVVSHFLDLPLLRGDEVPHAPHIAATARPWPGPAALFQSTTDANYQLNKVIASRATVGVSLRTMPSACAGVIDRGDVLEVELISGELSSVTEEALLSGANLAAIGDGSADNWEVFQFAKAELVGPRTYWVSNRLRGQGGSDALMPGEWPAGSKFVLLDGVPSQIELSPNLRRVAQYFRIGPAMRGLDDPSYREIVQAFDGNGLRPYSPSHLKAVKRPTGQFDMSWIRRTRINGDNWDVPEVPLGEESESYLVRVFDGTALKREVLVGTPSWQYTAGMQAEDGIGASFDLAVAQVSATYGAGLVQRLRVNV; via the coding sequence ATGGCAACGGTCCTATTCTCGGTCGCAGGCGCGGCTCTCGGTGGCTCTGTGGGCGGCACGCTTGCGGGTCTGTCTTCGGTAGCGATTGGCCGCGCAGTCGGGGCTACTTTGGGCCGTGCAATTGACCAGCGTCTGCTGGGGCAGGGTGGAGAGGCGATCGAGACGGGTAAGGTCGACCGCTTCAGATTGACCAGTGCAGGTGAAGGTGATCCGATCGCGCAGACCTACGGTCGGATGCGACTGGGCGGTCATGTTATCTGGGCATCGGACTTCGAAGAAAGCACCACCACCACCGGAGGGGGGAAGGGTAGCAGGTCACAGCCGACCACGACACAATTCAGTTATACTGTCAGCCTTGCTATCGCGGTCTGCGAAGGTGAGGTCACGCGGATCGGACGCGTGTGGGCGGATGGTGAGGAGGTTGCTCGCGATGATCTCAATATGAGTGTGTACACCGGCACGATGGATCAGCTTCCCGATCCGGTAATGGAAGCGATTGAGGGACAGGGCCGCGTTCCAGCATATCGCGGCACAGCATATGTTGTGATGGAGCACCTCAGCCTTGCGGCCTTTGGCAACCGTGTTCCGCAATTCTCGTTCGAGGTATTGCGACCCGAGCAACCTGGTGTTGACGGATGGGAGGACACTCCGGCCTTTGGTATTGAGGGGGTGGCATTGATCCCCGGGACAGGCGAATACGCGCTTGCGACTTCGCCGATAAATTTCGAGGAAAAGACAGGCGCGTTTCAAAGCGCGAACATCTCCACCCCGGCAGGCAAGACCGACTTCAAGGTTGCCACCGAAGCCATGTGTGAAGAGCTCCCTAATCTGCAGGCGGTCTCCATGGTGGTTTCATGGTTCGGGGACGACTTGCGCTGCGGTGAATGTACCATTCGGCCAAAGGTAGAAAGCATTGGTTTGGACTCTGCCGAGATGCCATGGAGGGTGTCTGGATTGCCGCGCGGTCTAGCGCATGTGATTGCGCAAGATGAGGGGCGACCAGTTTACGGGGGCACGCCGACCGATCAATCTGTTATCGAAGCGATCCGAGAATTGAAGATCGCAGGCAAGGCGGTGATGTTTTATCCGTTTATTCTGATGGATCAATTCACCGACAATGGCTTGCCCGACCCCTACAGTGATGCGGAAAACCAACCCGATTTACCATGGCGCGGGCGGATCACTCTGTCTAAAGCACCGGGCCAACCAGGAACCCCAGACAGGAGCGCACTGGCGAGCACCGAGATTGACGCCTTCTTTGGTAGTGCGACTGCCGAGAGCTTTGTGATTATTGAAGACCAGATCGTTTATCTGAACGACTGGGGCGGTGAGGATGCGATCATTGTTGAAGACGAGACTGACAGTGAAGATGAAGACGGTGGCGAAGGTTCGGAAAATGGGGAAGTTGTAGGCGGGTCGGAAACCACGGAGGAGACCGGAGGCGAAGGCGAAGACGCGCCTTTCAGCTCCAGTGGCGAAGGTGAAGCCGGGGAGCCAGAGACCGGCGGAGAAGGCGGTGAGGGTGCTGAGAGTGGCACCCCAAAGCGAAGACTCGACCGCACCAAGTTTGTAGACGAACGCGAGAACTGGACGTTCACCCGCTTTATTCTGCACAATGCGATCCTGTGCCAGCAAGCAGGCGGGGTTGAAGCCTTCTGCATTGGATCGGAGATGCGGGGGTTAACGCAGCTTCGGGGCGCGGGTGACGTATTTGTTGCGGTTCAACGACTACGAGCTTTGGCAAGCGAAGTCCGCACTATATTGGGACCGGACACAAAGATCAGCTATGCGGCGGATTGGTCTGAATATTTCGGCTACCAACCGCAGGACGGATCGAACGACAGGTATTTCCACCTCGATCCGCTTTGGGGTGATCCCAACATCGATTTCATCGGCATCGACAATTACATGCCGCTCGCTGATTGGCGGGATGAAGCAGGCCATCTTGACGGGGAAGACTGGGACTCGACCTACAATCTTGAGTACCTCAAGAGCAATATTGAGGGCGGAGAGGGATACGACTGGTATTACCATTCACCCGAAGCGCGTGCCGCGCAGATCAGGACAGGCATCACGGATGATGCGCATCTCGAGCCTTGGGTGTACCGCTACAAGGACGTTCAGGGCTGGTGGGCGCATTTTCACCATGACCGCGTAAATGATGTTCGTGCGGCACAGCCAACTTCATGGGAGCCGATGTCAAAACCCATATGGTTTACGGAGTACGGCTGCGCCGCGATAAACAAGGGTGCGAACCAGCCTAACAAGTTTCTGGACCGTAAGAGCTCTGAAAGCAAATTACCCTATCATTCAACCGGTGCACGCGACGAGTTGATGCAAATGCAATACCTGCGTGCCATGAGCGATTATTGGAAAGATCCCGCGCATAATCCGGTCTCTACCGAATACGAAGGGCGTATGCTGGATATGTCTCGGGCCTTTGTCTGGGCGTTCGACACGCGGCCTTATCCCGCATTCCCCAATAATGTCGCCAAGTGGAGCGATGGTGAAAATTACACTCGGGGCCACTGGATCAACGGCCGGACGGCCGGACGGACGCTTGCCTCTGTGGTGACTGAGATTTGTACCCGCGCTGGGCTGAAAGCCTTTAGCACTGAGGGGTTGTATGGCTATGTTCGTGGCTACGCTGTCGAACAGGTCGCGGATGCACGTACAGCGTTACAACCTTTGATGATCCGCTACGGCTTTGATGCGATTGAGCGCGACGGTTTGCTACAATTCCGCATGCGCGATGGCGTGAAGGCTGTAACGCTTGACCCTGATCGTCTGGCCGTCAGTCAGGAACTGGATGGTGTCGCCGAGCAGAGCCGGGAAGCCGAAGCTGAGATATCCGGCCGGATGCGGTTGCGTTTTGTTCAGGCAGACGCTGATTTTGATGTGATTGCGGAAGAAGCTGTGCTTGCTGACGACGCCACCCATGCTGTTTCAGGGTCAGAGGTCAATCTGGCGTTGACGCGTGGGGAGGGACGTCAGATTGCGGAACGCTGGTTGACCGAAGCACGGGTTGCGCGCGACACAGTCCGTCTGGCCCTGCCGCCCTCAAAGATGGAATTGGGCGCAGGCGATGTATTCGAGTTGCCTGGGGACGGGCATGAACGCGCGGCACTCTACCGGATCGACCGGGTGGAACAATCGGACGTCCAGTTGATCGAAGGCGTGAGGATAGAGCCGGAGGTTTACGATCTTGCGGATATCTATGACGAGGTTGTGCAAGCGCGGGCATTTGTTGCGCCGACGCCTGTTGTCTCACATTTTCTCGACCTGCCTTTGCTGAGGGGAGATGAGGTTCCCCATGCCCCTCACATCGCGGCAACAGCCAGACCGTGGCCCGGACCAGCAGCATTGTTTCAATCCACCACTGACGCGAACTATCAACTGAACAAGGTGATTGCCTCACGCGCGACGGTTGGCGTTAGTCTGCGTACCATGCCTTCTGCCTGTGCTGGAGTGATTGACCGCGGAGATGTTCTGGAGGTGGAGTTGATAAGCGGTGAACTTTCATCCGTTACTGAGGAGGCGTTGCTCTCGGGCGCAAATCTTGCAGCAATCGGGGATGGCAGTGCCGATAACTGGGAGGTCTTCCAATTCGCCAAAGCCGAATTGGTGGGGCCGCGCACCTATTGGGTGTCTAACCGGCTAAGAGGTCAGGGGGGGTCAGACGCGTTGATGCCCGGTGAATGGCCAGCGGGATCGAAATTCGTGCTGCTTGACGGGGTGCCATCGCAGATCGAACTGAGCCCCAACCTGAGGCGGGTTGCACAGTATTTCCGGATCGGTCCGGCGATGCGAGGCTTGGATGATCCGTCATACCGCGAGATTGTGCAGGCTTTTGATGGAAACGGTTTGCGGCCTTACAGCCCATCGCATCTTAAGGCCGTGAAACGTCCGACTGGCCAATTCGACATGAGCTGGATCAGAAGGACGCGGATCAATGGCGACAACTGGGATGTGCCCGAAGTGCCACTTGGAGAAGAAAGCGAAAGCTATCTGGTGCGTGTTTTTGACGGAACTGCGCTGAAGCGGGAAGTTTTGGTTGGTACACCTTCATGGCAATACACGGCGGGCATGCAGGCGGAAGACGGGATCGGTGCTTCGTTTGATTTGGCCGTGGCGCAGGTTTCAGCAACCTATGGGGCTGGTCTGGTTCAACGGCTTCGCGTGAACGTTTGA
- a CDS encoding phage tail tape measure protein, whose protein sequence is MADFDDYGGLEGHAEDLNATLATTGALVSGFDTELRRMSTSLAATGKDMQTLEKGLSKGLRRAFDGVVFDGMKMSDALKTVAQSLANTTYNAAMKPVTDHVGGLISQGVGSLVQGILPFADGAPFSQGKVMPFAQGGVVSGATTFPMRGGTGLMGEAGPEAIMPLARGPDGKLGVRGGGGGGAPQVVMNITTPDVQGFQRSQSQIAAQMSRALSSGNRNR, encoded by the coding sequence ATGGCTGATTTCGATGACTATGGCGGGCTTGAAGGACATGCAGAGGATTTGAACGCGACGCTTGCGACCACGGGGGCGCTTGTATCCGGATTTGATACCGAGTTGCGGCGCATGTCTACGTCGTTGGCGGCAACGGGCAAGGATATGCAGACGCTGGAAAAGGGGTTGAGCAAGGGCTTGCGGCGGGCGTTCGACGGGGTGGTTTTTGACGGCATGAAGATGTCGGATGCGCTCAAGACCGTGGCGCAATCGTTGGCAAATACCACTTACAACGCGGCGATGAAGCCTGTCACAGATCATGTTGGTGGATTGATCAGCCAGGGTGTCGGGTCACTCGTGCAGGGCATTCTGCCTTTTGCCGACGGAGCCCCGTTTAGCCAAGGCAAGGTGATGCCGTTTGCCCAAGGGGGCGTGGTCAGCGGTGCGACGACATTTCCGATGCGCGGAGGTACCGGCCTGATGGGGGAAGCGGGGCCGGAAGCTATCATGCCATTGGCACGCGGACCGGACGGTAAGTTGGGGGTGCGCGGCGGGGGCGGCGGTGGTGCGCCGCAAGTGGTGATGAACATTACCACGCCCGATGTGCAGGGGTTTCAACGCTCGCAAAGCCAGATCGCGGCACAGATGAGCCGCGCTTTGTCTTCGGGCAACCGCAATCGTTAA
- a CDS encoding phage major tail protein, TP901-1 family: MAVQAGKDLLVKVDMTSDRQFETIAGLRATRVSFNAEAVDVTTLDSEGGWRELLAGAGVRSCSISGSGVFRDAGTDERARQLFFDGLTPDFQIVIPEFGVVEGPFQVTSLEYAGQLNGEATYELSLQSAGILIFTPDLVV, encoded by the coding sequence ATGGCTGTTCAGGCAGGCAAGGACCTTTTGGTCAAAGTAGATATGACCAGCGACCGGCAGTTCGAGACAATTGCAGGATTGCGGGCAACGAGGGTGAGTTTCAATGCGGAAGCCGTCGATGTGACTACGTTGGACAGTGAAGGCGGTTGGCGTGAGTTGCTGGCGGGTGCCGGTGTGCGTTCGTGTAGCATCTCTGGGTCGGGTGTGTTTCGGGATGCAGGTACGGATGAACGGGCACGGCAGTTGTTCTTTGACGGGCTAACGCCGGATTTTCAGATCGTGATCCCTGAGTTCGGCGTCGTCGAGGGGCCGTTTCAGGTCACGTCGCTTGAGTATGCGGGGCAGCTGAACGGTGAGGCGACTTATGAGCTGAGTCTTCAGTCGGCCGGTATCCTGATCTTTACGCCCGATCTGGTGGTTTGA
- a CDS encoding DUF3168 domain-containing protein, protein MTFALSGPLQTAVFEALSGDSVLVMIVGTAIYDAVPTGALPPIYVRLGGEDATDASDGSGAGAVHKFTVSVITTNAGFAQAKAAAAAISDILHDGNLTLSRGRLVSMRFEKARAARVEAAATRQIDLRFAARVQDD, encoded by the coding sequence ATGACTTTTGCTTTGTCCGGACCGCTACAGACAGCGGTATTCGAGGCTTTGTCGGGGGACAGCGTACTCGTCATGATCGTTGGGACGGCAATTTATGACGCTGTGCCAACCGGGGCGTTGCCGCCAATCTACGTGCGGTTAGGCGGTGAAGACGCCACCGATGCCTCTGACGGAAGCGGGGCGGGGGCAGTGCACAAATTTACCGTCTCTGTGATCACCACCAATGCAGGGTTTGCACAAGCGAAGGCTGCGGCTGCCGCGATCAGTGACATTCTTCACGACGGTAATTTGACGCTAAGCCGCGGTAGGTTAGTGAGCATGCGCTTCGAGAAGGCCCGCGCAGCGCGCGTGGAGGCGGCAGCCACAAGGCAGATCGATCTGCGCTTTGCAGCGCGGGTGCAGGACGACTGA
- a CDS encoding DUF2163 domain-containing protein produces the protein MAGIDPALQAHLEGGLTTVCHAWKITRKDGVCLAFTDHDLPLTFEGVAFRADAGLSARAIAQTTGLSVDNTEAVGALSDASIREDEIEQGRFDGAEVQAWLVNWADVSQRWLQFRGTIGEMKRAGGAFRAELRGLTEVLNRTLGRVYQKPCTAVLGDKQCRFNAGLPGYSITLAVDIEDRGRSFIWDALPGFDPEFFIRGRLEVLNGTAAGLFGLIKHDRTKGKKRVIELWEPIKGNVSTGTQVRLLAGCNKQMETCRLKFDNLLNFQGFPDLPGEDWVVAVPKSTGPNSGGSLR, from the coding sequence ATGGCGGGGATTGATCCAGCGCTACAGGCGCATCTTGAAGGCGGACTGACCACTGTTTGTCATGCGTGGAAGATCACCCGAAAGGACGGGGTCTGTCTGGCTTTTACTGACCACGATTTGCCGCTGACCTTTGAAGGGGTGGCGTTCCGAGCTGATGCGGGGCTGAGCGCACGTGCGATTGCCCAGACCACGGGCCTGTCGGTGGATAACACGGAGGCCGTCGGTGCATTGAGTGATGCGTCAATCCGTGAAGACGAGATCGAGCAGGGCCGCTTTGACGGAGCTGAGGTGCAGGCCTGGTTGGTTAACTGGGCAGATGTGTCGCAACGCTGGTTGCAGTTCCGTGGCACTATCGGCGAGATGAAGCGCGCAGGGGGGGCATTTCGCGCCGAGCTTCGTGGCTTGACCGAGGTGCTGAACAGGACTTTGGGGCGGGTCTATCAAAAGCCATGCACGGCTGTGCTGGGGGATAAGCAATGTCGGTTTAATGCAGGCCTTCCAGGGTATTCGATCACGCTTGCGGTGGATATCGAGGACCGGGGCAGATCGTTCATTTGGGATGCGCTGCCCGGCTTTGATCCAGAATTCTTTATTCGCGGACGGCTGGAAGTGCTGAACGGTACGGCGGCTGGTTTGTTCGGGTTGATCAAACACGATCGTACGAAAGGCAAGAAGCGGGTGATCGAGCTTTGGGAACCGATCAAGGGAAATGTGAGCACAGGTACGCAAGTGAGGCTGCTTGCGGGTTGCAACAAGCAGATGGAAACCTGTCGTTTGAAGTTTGACAACTTGCTCAATTTTCAAGGCTTCCCGGATTTGCCCGGCGAAGATTGGGTTGTTGCTGTGCCCAAGTCCACCGGTCCCAACTCTGGTGGGTCGCTGAGATGA